In Limisalsivibrio acetivorans, one genomic interval encodes:
- a CDS encoding ABC transporter permease: MNIITIPFRNLRRKALRTFLLTAVFTAGILSVVGLYYVSASIGESLESKLTAYGANILIRPGSDSLDVSYGGFSMGNLSYNVQKLQQQTVEDGVLGIELKERISAVAPKLLETFSLNGREFAAAGVNWTEELKIKSYWFIHGEQQPGKDDIIAGSQAASVLGLKQGETVELDGRSFNVAGVLAESGTDDDRLVFMDIGALQSVKNRPGEVTFVEVSALCAGCPIGDIVVQIEKNLPGADITAMQNVVKQRMFTIGFVQKLVLAVSGVILVTACFMLAVFMMASVAERRSEIGILRSMGYSRFKVFFIFTFEAVFIGIISALAGFYSGLFTADELLKRMDLVEAAGSSFVPSHLLISIGVVTLISVAASIVPAVKAARTEPASAIVRL, encoded by the coding sequence ATGAATATAATCACTATACCTTTCAGGAACCTGCGCCGTAAGGCGCTTCGCACGTTCCTGCTTACTGCGGTTTTCACAGCGGGGATACTCTCCGTTGTGGGGCTTTACTACGTTTCTGCCAGTATAGGCGAGAGCCTTGAATCAAAACTCACAGCCTACGGCGCAAATATCCTTATCCGCCCCGGCTCGGACTCCCTTGATGTAAGCTACGGCGGGTTCTCCATGGGAAACCTTTCATATAACGTCCAGAAGCTTCAACAGCAGACCGTGGAAGATGGTGTTTTGGGTATTGAGCTCAAAGAGCGAATAAGCGCAGTCGCACCAAAGCTTCTCGAAACATTCTCCCTTAACGGTCGTGAATTTGCTGCCGCAGGGGTGAATTGGACAGAGGAGCTTAAGATCAAGAGCTACTGGTTTATCCACGGCGAACAGCAGCCCGGTAAGGATGATATCATAGCCGGAAGTCAGGCTGCCTCTGTGCTCGGACTTAAACAGGGGGAGACCGTTGAACTGGACGGCAGAAGCTTCAATGTTGCAGGTGTTCTGGCGGAATCCGGAACCGATGACGACAGGCTTGTTTTTATGGATATCGGCGCACTCCAGAGCGTTAAAAACAGACCCGGCGAGGTCACCTTTGTTGAGGTATCCGCCCTTTGTGCAGGCTGCCCCATAGGGGATATTGTTGTCCAGATTGAAAAGAACCTCCCTGGTGCAGATATTACTGCGATGCAGAATGTGGTTAAACAGAGGATGTTCACCATTGGCTTCGTACAGAAGCTTGTCCTTGCCGTAAGCGGCGTAATCCTTGTTACCGCATGCTTTATGTTGGCAGTTTTTATGATGGCAAGTGTTGCGGAGAGACGGAGTGAGATAGGAATACTTCGCTCCATGGGCTACTCCCGCTTTAAGGTATTCTTCATTTTCACCTTTGAGGCTGTGTTCATCGGCATAATATCCGCACTGGCCGGCTTCTACTCCGGTCTTTTCACAGCCGATGAGCTGTTGAAGCGTATGGATCTGGTGGAAGCCGCCGGTTCCAGTTTCGTTCCCTCGCATCTGCTCATCAGCATAGGTGTGGTTACCTTAATATCCGTTGCGGCTTCCATAGTCCCTGCTGTTAAGGCGGCAAGGACAGAGCCTGCAAGCGCAATTGTGAGGTTATAA
- a CDS encoding TRAP transporter large permease, which produces MIGIIMFFCALFMLLFGYPVAFTFGAVSVIFGMIAGIMSVGLDAGLMEGLQAGRLMFAFMPHRIFAIMNNTILMAIPLFIFMGIVLQKTKLAEKLLESMGFLFGEVRGGLAISTVLVGALLAASTGVVGASVVAMGVISLPVMIKYNYNNKLSTGTICAAGTLGQIIPPSIVLIILGDVFQVPVGDLFKAAVWPGVYLVGAYVIYIVIISFLNPKSAPPVRIEDSHGTKKQQVFKAIKAIVPPLVLIILVLGSIFGGVATPTESAAVGGVGAVILSILYREFSFKLIFDSSLETVKITAMVFGILVGATAFSMVFTYTGGDMIVEEFMLGLPGEKWGFLILSMISIMVLGFFIDFIEISYIIVPILVPISEAIGINPIWFAILIAMNLQTSFLTPPFGFSLFYLKGVAPPQVKTTEIYRGVLPFIAIQAVILIILAVYPEIFGISQGF; this is translated from the coding sequence ATGATAGGAATCATAATGTTCTTCTGTGCCCTGTTTATGCTTCTTTTCGGATATCCCGTTGCGTTCACCTTCGGGGCGGTATCCGTCATATTCGGAATGATAGCGGGCATCATGTCCGTAGGTCTCGATGCCGGTCTTATGGAGGGTCTGCAGGCGGGGAGGCTTATGTTTGCCTTCATGCCCCACCGTATCTTCGCCATCATGAACAACACGATCCTTATGGCTATCCCCCTTTTCATCTTCATGGGTATCGTTCTCCAGAAGACGAAGCTTGCCGAGAAGCTCCTTGAATCCATGGGCTTTCTTTTCGGCGAGGTGAGGGGAGGTCTTGCCATCAGTACGGTACTTGTGGGCGCACTCCTTGCGGCATCCACGGGCGTTGTGGGAGCCAGCGTTGTGGCGATGGGGGTTATCTCCCTCCCGGTTATGATAAAGTATAACTACAACAACAAGCTATCCACAGGAACCATCTGTGCTGCGGGAACGTTGGGGCAGATTATCCCCCCATCTATCGTTCTCATAATCCTCGGGGATGTTTTTCAGGTTCCCGTGGGTGATCTTTTCAAGGCGGCTGTGTGGCCCGGTGTGTACCTTGTGGGCGCATATGTTATCTATATCGTAATCATCTCATTCCTTAATCCGAAATCGGCTCCCCCCGTTCGTATAGAGGATTCCCACGGAACGAAGAAACAGCAGGTATTCAAGGCTATTAAGGCGATTGTGCCCCCCCTTGTGCTTATCATTCTCGTACTCGGCTCGATCTTCGGCGGGGTTGCAACGCCTACGGAATCCGCCGCAGTGGGTGGTGTCGGAGCTGTGATACTCTCCATTCTGTACAGGGAATTCTCCTTTAAGCTCATATTCGACAGCTCACTGGAGACGGTTAAGATTACTGCGATGGTGTTCGGTATCCTTGTTGGCGCCACGGCGTTCTCCATGGTGTTCACCTACACCGGCGGTGATATGATTGTTGAGGAGTTCATGCTAGGGCTCCCCGGCGAGAAATGGGGTTTTCTGATTCTCTCCATGATATCGATCATGGTCCTCGGATTCTTCATCGATTTCATTGAGATATCCTACATTATCGTGCCTATTCTGGTGCCCATTTCAGAGGCGATAGGTATAAACCCCATATGGTTTGCGATACTAATCGCCATGAACCTTCAGACATCATTCCTGACGCCTCCCTTCGGCTTCAGTTTGTTTTATCTGAAAGGGGTTGCACCGCCGCAGGTTAAAACAACTGAGATATACAGAGGTGTTCTGCCGTTCATTGCGATACAGGCGGTTATCCTCATTATCCTTGCGGTTTATCCGGAGATATTCGGTATTTCCCAGGGATTCTAA
- a CDS encoding choice-of-anchor I family protein: protein MKKLTYLFLAGLLAFSIAACDGSSSDDEDNKTEDNGTEDNITEVNPVNDTVTLSVLGTYSTGIFDESAAEIVVYDDVNNQLFVVNGDTKAIDVIGIDNLSAPVKLDSIDLSAYGDGINSVAYHNGYVAAAVEVEAEDDLGTQLDGKVVFFTADNFTIVNTVSVGALPDMVTFTPDGNGVVVANEGEPNDDYSIDPEGSVSYIDISGGVESASVTEMDFTSFNDHKDSLKASGVRITGPEGTTVAQDVEPEYIAVSADSKKAYVSLQENNAMAVADLEAKTIAAILPYGYKDHSLEKNSFDMFNKDEVAKLETHPIRGLYMPDAIAAFTADDSNYIITANEGDGREYATEDENGDDIIHYIDEEKLEDMPLDNESFSAEFITLAADGDSNLRIITTEGDTDKDGAYEELYSFGTRSFSIWSTAGELVYDSGNDFERITAEMYPNYFNASNDSNDIDDRSDNKGPEPEGVTVGVINDATFAFIGLERMGGIMVYNVSNPAEPKFVQYINNRDFTKDPETELAEAGDLGPEGLYFIPASKSKSGKNLLVVGNEVSGTTTIYEVSYTEATE, encoded by the coding sequence GTGAAAAAACTGACTTATCTTTTTCTTGCCGGGCTTCTTGCATTCAGCATAGCAGCCTGCGACGGCTCCAGCAGTGATGACGAAGACAACAAAACAGAGGATAACGGCACAGAGGACAATATAACCGAAGTGAATCCTGTTAATGATACTGTAACTCTTTCCGTACTTGGAACATACAGTACTGGCATATTCGATGAGAGTGCTGCTGAAATAGTAGTTTACGATGATGTAAACAACCAGCTTTTCGTAGTAAACGGCGACACGAAGGCCATCGATGTTATAGGCATAGATAACCTGTCTGCTCCCGTCAAGCTTGATTCCATCGATCTTTCCGCATACGGTGACGGCATAAACAGCGTTGCGTACCATAACGGCTATGTTGCCGCAGCTGTTGAGGTTGAGGCTGAGGATGATCTTGGAACACAGCTGGACGGTAAGGTAGTTTTCTTCACAGCGGACAACTTCACAATCGTAAACACGGTAAGTGTGGGCGCCCTTCCTGATATGGTAACATTTACACCCGACGGAAACGGAGTTGTGGTAGCGAACGAAGGTGAGCCCAACGACGACTACTCCATCGACCCCGAAGGTTCCGTTTCATATATCGACATAAGCGGTGGAGTTGAAAGCGCATCTGTAACAGAGATGGACTTCACATCCTTCAACGACCACAAGGATTCCCTCAAGGCTTCCGGTGTAAGGATCACAGGTCCCGAAGGCACTACAGTTGCCCAGGATGTTGAGCCTGAATACATAGCTGTATCAGCAGACTCCAAGAAAGCCTACGTATCCCTCCAGGAAAACAATGCTATGGCAGTTGCAGACCTCGAAGCAAAGACCATAGCCGCCATACTCCCCTATGGGTACAAAGACCACAGCCTTGAAAAGAACAGCTTCGATATGTTCAACAAGGATGAGGTGGCAAAGCTTGAAACACACCCAATCAGAGGCCTTTACATGCCCGATGCCATCGCAGCTTTCACAGCCGACGATTCAAACTACATCATAACAGCAAACGAGGGTGACGGCAGGGAATACGCCACAGAGGACGAGAATGGAGACGACATAATCCACTATATCGACGAAGAGAAGCTTGAGGACATGCCCCTTGATAACGAAAGCTTCTCCGCTGAATTCATAACACTCGCCGCAGACGGTGACAGCAACCTTAGAATAATAACCACCGAAGGTGATACCGACAAAGACGGCGCCTACGAAGAGCTCTACAGCTTCGGAACACGCTCCTTCTCCATATGGAGCACCGCTGGTGAGCTTGTTTACGACAGCGGCAATGATTTCGAGAGGATAACCGCTGAGATGTACCCCAACTATTTCAACGCTTCAAACGACAGCAACGATATAGATGACAGAAGCGACAACAAAGGCCCCGAGCCCGAGGGTGTTACTGTCGGCGTTATTAACGACGCAACCTTTGCCTTCATAGGCCTTGAGCGTATGGGTGGAATAATGGTTTACAACGTTTCCAACCCCGCTGAGCCCAAGTTTGTTCAGTATATCAACAACAGAGACTTCACCAAGGATCCCGAAACCGAGCTTGCAGAAGCAGGCGACCTGGGACCTGAAGGCCTCTATTTCATACCCGCCTCAAAGAGCAAGAGTGGCAAGAACCTTCTTGTTGTCGGCAACGAGGTAAGTGGTACGACAACCATATATGAGGTTTCCTACACAGAAGCTACTGAGTAG
- a CDS encoding sensor histidine kinase, which yields MPILLNLIQEMSVFAVIAYLYSKTPTFRPLITGSFRTKDYVFLYIFFSALTIMGTYLGIPIKDAIANTRAIGAVMAGLLGGPLLGGAVGLTGGLHRYMLGGFTAASCGVSTTVEGLIGGFVHMYLIRRNESHKVFSFKVAFFTTFISEITQMSLIMLISRPVTEAWDLVRVIALPMIFANSLGAALFISILKDQKNMIDVYGVTFSKKALNIANKTLGLLSKGVKSDTAEKLAKVIHEETGVGSVAITDTEKVIAFIGMGADHHKPGTVISSQCTLRSIRNNEVVFIDGISEKYECSIDEHCPLGSVLVVPLNVDGEIIGTIKMMEPKNRRFLGINKSFGKGIAELLSTQLLLSKYEEQKNLLVKSELKLVQAQVNPHFLFNTLNTIGSVIRTNPEKARELIIHLSSFFRSNLKRTSDISTLREEVEHIKSYLIIEEARFNDRLRVDIQIPEEFMNIRIPAFSLQPVVENAVKHGISSLMGEGVISISAKVGDGKCTITIEDNAGAYCMDKKSKTGIGMKSVDRRIKNLCGNQYGIDTECSEGEYTRVMIVIPEEGCGDEV from the coding sequence ATGCCCATACTCCTCAATCTTATTCAGGAAATGTCTGTATTTGCTGTTATCGCCTATCTTTACAGCAAAACACCTACTTTCCGCCCCCTCATTACCGGCTCATTCCGTACCAAGGACTACGTTTTCCTATACATATTCTTCTCTGCCCTGACCATAATGGGGACGTATCTAGGCATACCTATAAAGGACGCCATCGCAAACACAAGGGCCATCGGCGCAGTTATGGCCGGGCTTCTTGGCGGACCGCTCCTCGGGGGTGCAGTAGGGCTTACAGGCGGACTGCACAGATATATGCTCGGCGGGTTCACCGCCGCCTCCTGCGGAGTCTCTACCACTGTTGAGGGCCTGATTGGCGGCTTTGTACATATGTATCTGATACGCCGAAATGAATCCCATAAGGTTTTCTCCTTCAAGGTGGCTTTCTTTACAACATTTATCAGTGAGATAACCCAGATGAGCCTTATCATGCTTATATCAAGACCCGTTACTGAAGCATGGGATCTCGTGCGTGTTATCGCCCTGCCGATGATCTTCGCAAACTCCCTCGGAGCGGCGCTCTTCATAAGCATCCTGAAGGATCAGAAGAATATGATAGATGTTTACGGCGTAACCTTCTCCAAAAAGGCGTTAAATATCGCAAACAAGACCCTCGGACTGCTCTCCAAGGGAGTAAAAAGCGATACAGCAGAAAAGCTCGCCAAGGTTATCCATGAGGAAACCGGTGTCGGTTCCGTCGCAATCACCGATACCGAAAAGGTTATCGCCTTCATAGGAATGGGTGCGGATCACCACAAGCCGGGTACTGTCATATCCTCCCAGTGCACCCTGCGCTCCATAAGGAACAACGAGGTTGTCTTCATAGACGGCATAAGCGAGAAGTACGAATGCTCCATTGATGAACACTGCCCCCTCGGCTCCGTTCTTGTGGTTCCGCTTAACGTGGACGGTGAGATCATCGGGACAATCAAGATGATGGAGCCGAAGAACAGGCGTTTTCTCGGCATAAACAAGTCCTTTGGTAAAGGTATCGCGGAGCTCCTCTCCACCCAGCTCCTGCTATCGAAGTACGAAGAGCAGAAAAACCTCCTTGTTAAATCGGAGCTTAAGCTGGTACAGGCGCAGGTGAATCCCCATTTCCTGTTCAATACCCTAAACACAATAGGCTCGGTTATACGTACAAATCCAGAGAAGGCAAGGGAGCTTATAATACACCTCTCCAGCTTTTTCAGGAGCAACCTCAAGCGCACCAGCGACATATCAACCCTTCGGGAGGAGGTTGAGCATATTAAGTCATACCTCATTATAGAAGAGGCTCGCTTCAACGACCGTCTCCGTGTGGATATACAGATACCCGAGGAATTTATGAATATACGTATACCCGCCTTCTCCCTCCAGCCCGTTGTGGAGAATGCTGTCAAGCACGGTATATCAAGCCTCATGGGCGAAGGTGTAATCTCCATATCTGCAAAAGTCGGGGATGGAAAGTGCACAATAACCATAGAGGATAATGCCGGTGCATACTGCATGGACAAGAAGAGCAAAACAGGTATCGGAATGAAAAGCGTGGACAGACGTATAAAAAACCTCTGCGGCAATCAGTACGGTATAGATACGGAATGCTCGGAGGGTGAATACACAAGGGTTATGATAGTAATACCCGAAGAGGGGTGCGGCGATGAAGTATAG
- a CDS encoding TRAP transporter substrate-binding protein — MKLTRTILAAMLVVMMLSVSAFAADQKVRWKLAMTWGPTLAPFTDAVENMASMVEKMSGGDFTIRIDAANKHKAPFGVFDMVKLGQYQMAHSASYYWKGKDISFLAFTTMPFGMTAPEQYAWFYYGGGMELMQEVYSKHNMLSYPGGNTGNQMGGWFRKEINSLDDLKGLKMRIPGFAGEVLAKLGLAVTNIPPGELYTSLERGTIDALEWVGPGMDIKMGFHKIAPYYYTGWHEPATELQFLVNQKAFDKLSEENKAILETAMRLSAYDMYAENYHMSSEAWSKIASEYPNIKIRTFPKEVMDAMKQANNELLAEKAKDNPMFKKILDSQEAYLNKVRVWTQMSDYYYLEDNLKE, encoded by the coding sequence ATGAAGTTAACAAGAACAATCCTTGCAGCGATGCTCGTTGTTATGATGCTGAGCGTTTCCGCTTTTGCTGCTGATCAAAAGGTACGCTGGAAGCTCGCCATGACCTGGGGTCCGACACTCGCACCCTTCACCGATGCCGTTGAGAATATGGCTTCTATGGTCGAGAAAATGAGCGGCGGCGACTTCACTATCCGCATCGATGCCGCAAACAAGCACAAGGCCCCCTTCGGCGTATTTGACATGGTTAAGCTCGGCCAGTATCAGATGGCGCACTCCGCTTCCTACTACTGGAAGGGTAAGGATATCTCATTCCTCGCCTTCACAACCATGCCCTTTGGTATGACTGCACCCGAGCAGTACGCATGGTTCTATTACGGCGGCGGTATGGAACTTATGCAGGAAGTGTACAGCAAGCACAACATGCTCTCCTATCCCGGCGGTAACACAGGAAACCAGATGGGCGGATGGTTCAGAAAGGAGATTAACTCCCTCGATGACCTCAAAGGCCTTAAGATGAGGATCCCCGGTTTTGCCGGAGAGGTTCTTGCAAAGCTTGGGCTCGCTGTAACAAACATCCCCCCCGGCGAACTTTATACATCACTTGAAAGAGGAACCATCGACGCCCTTGAGTGGGTTGGTCCCGGAATGGACATCAAGATGGGCTTCCATAAGATCGCCCCTTACTACTACACAGGATGGCATGAGCCCGCAACGGAACTTCAGTTCCTCGTGAATCAGAAGGCCTTCGACAAGCTTTCCGAAGAGAACAAGGCTATCCTCGAAACAGCAATGAGGCTCTCCGCTTACGATATGTATGCTGAGAACTACCACATGAGCTCCGAGGCGTGGTCCAAGATCGCTTCCGAGTATCCTAACATCAAGATCAGAACCTTCCCCAAAGAGGTTATGGATGCTATGAAGCAGGCAAACAACGAGCTTCTTGCTGAAAAAGCAAAGGACAACCCCATGTTCAAGAAGATCCTCGATTCCCAAGAGGCGTACCTCAACAAGGTAAGGGTTTGGACTCAGATGTCAGACTACTACTATCTTGAGGACAACCTCAAAGAGTAA
- a CDS encoding TRAP transporter small permease subunit yields the protein MLDKIERIYDKASDWLGYFTAALMILMTLNVFYDVIMRYFFKTGNIAFQEMEWHLFSIVFLLGIVYALKEDGHVRVDVIYDNISPQKQAVINIVGTFVFLIPFSLLIASGSIGFVKEAYVTGEISGDPGGLTHRWLIKAVVPLAFSMLALASVGYIVKNINIIRRGGEKPKEMQGGAS from the coding sequence ATGCTGGATAAAATAGAACGAATCTATGACAAGGCTTCCGACTGGCTCGGTTATTTTACAGCTGCTCTTATGATTCTGATGACGCTGAACGTTTTTTACGACGTTATAATGCGCTACTTCTTTAAAACGGGAAATATCGCCTTTCAGGAGATGGAGTGGCACCTTTTCTCTATTGTGTTTCTCCTCGGCATAGTTTATGCGCTTAAGGAGGACGGCCACGTTCGAGTGGACGTTATATACGACAATATCAGCCCCCAGAAGCAGGCTGTTATCAATATAGTTGGAACCTTTGTGTTCCTTATCCCCTTCTCCCTGCTCATCGCCTCCGGTTCCATCGGCTTTGTTAAAGAGGCATATGTTACAGGTGAGATAAGCGGAGACCCCGGCGGACTGACCCACCGGTGGCTGATTAAGGCGGTTGTGCCGCTGGCATTCTCAATGCTTGCACTGGCTAGTGTCGGCTATATCGTAAAGAACATCAATATAATCCGCAGAGGCGGAGAGAAGCCCAAAGAGATGCAGGGAGGCGCATCATGA
- a CDS encoding DUF2318 domain-containing protein, which yields MTRFFKFILLGSLFVMLTAWGWGSKYETMKPENGVVKIPVKEVNDGKAHYYETKLGGKEIRYFLLRSTDGVVRAAFDACDVCYREKKGYSQQGVYMVCNNCGMRFHSLKINVVKGGCNPSPLKREEKNGYVYLDIKDIAMGSRYF from the coding sequence ATGACAAGGTTCTTTAAATTCATTCTGCTAGGTTCGCTTTTTGTAATGCTCACTGCATGGGGTTGGGGGAGCAAATACGAGACTATGAAGCCGGAAAACGGCGTTGTTAAGATTCCTGTTAAAGAGGTTAATGATGGGAAGGCTCACTATTATGAAACCAAGCTCGGCGGCAAGGAGATACGCTACTTTCTGCTTAGAAGCACCGATGGTGTGGTTAGAGCCGCCTTTGATGCATGCGATGTCTGCTACCGTGAGAAGAAGGGTTACTCCCAGCAGGGTGTGTATATGGTATGCAACAACTGCGGAATGCGCTTCCACTCCCTTAAGATCAACGTTGTGAAGGGTGGATGCAACCCGTCACCGCTTAAAAGGGAAGAGAAGAACGGCTACGTATACCTTGATATCAAAGATATAGCCATGGGCTCCAGATACTTCTGA
- the btsR gene encoding two-component system response regulator BtsR translates to MKYRALVIDDEPYAREELKYLLNESELFEYAGEAGNAVEGVKQVNRLKPDIIFLDIQMPGMDGFEMVSMLDPERMPYIVFVTAYDEYALKAFEESALDYLLKPVEAERLERTAVKVEKVLSGGATPNYPEKKLEKIPCTLKNIIKIIDIKDIEYVSSDMTGVHAITPERSYLTDLTLKGIESKTDMLRTHRQFLVNKEHIDNIVINENQSADLHTKSGKTVPVSRRFLKPLKDALGI, encoded by the coding sequence ATGAAGTATAGAGCACTTGTGATCGATGACGAACCATACGCAAGGGAGGAACTCAAGTACCTCCTGAACGAGTCCGAGCTGTTCGAGTATGCCGGAGAGGCTGGAAACGCCGTTGAGGGTGTAAAGCAGGTTAACCGTCTTAAACCGGATATTATTTTCCTCGATATACAGATGCCCGGAATGGACGGGTTCGAGATGGTAAGCATGCTCGATCCCGAGCGTATGCCCTACATCGTCTTTGTGACAGCGTACGATGAATACGCCCTCAAGGCCTTTGAGGAGAGCGCACTCGACTATCTGCTTAAGCCAGTAGAGGCGGAAAGGCTGGAGAGAACAGCCGTTAAGGTCGAAAAGGTTCTCTCCGGCGGTGCTACGCCCAACTATCCTGAAAAGAAGCTGGAAAAAATACCCTGCACTCTGAAAAATATCATCAAGATCATAGATATAAAGGATATAGAGTACGTCTCCTCTGATATGACAGGGGTTCATGCAATTACCCCCGAACGGAGCTACCTCACAGATCTGACCCTTAAGGGTATCGAGTCAAAAACTGATATGCTTCGAACCCACAGGCAGTTCCTCGTTAATAAGGAGCACATAGACAATATAGTTATCAATGAGAACCAGTCTGCGGATCTTCATACAAAATCAGGCAAAACCGTTCCAGTAAGCAGACGCTTCCTGAAGCCGCTGAAGGATGCACTCGGCATATAA
- a CDS encoding carbon starvation CstA family protein gives MLLFFICTALLIAGYFTYGLLVDRIFGSDPTRETPAVTMNDGVDYVKMSPKKIYLIQLLNIAGLGPIFGPILGALYGPSALIWIVIGCIFGGAVHDYFSGMLSIRYKGQSIPDCVGHNLGNFFKQFMRGFSVLLLLLVGVVFVLGPAKLLANMTSLPVMVLVGIIFCYYFIATILPVDKIIGRVYPLFGAVLIFMAVGLTAALIARGYSFYPELTLSNIHPKELPIWPLMFITIACGAISGFHATQSPLMARCVPNEKYGRKIFFGSMIGEGIIALIWATLGMSFYSGSADLNAALAQGGPAFVVNEISTTLLGGVGGLLAIVGVVILPISSGDTAFRSARLIIADFLKLPQKEGAKRLMIAVPLFLVGFLVSRTEFGLIWRYFGWANQTLATIVLWASAAYLIKQAKFHWIASIPATFMTAVVMTYLSYAEIGFGLDLTTATAIGIISAAGSLAAFLYKFRNWESTETEAVQTT, from the coding sequence ATGCTGCTCTTTTTCATTTGCACAGCCCTGCTTATCGCAGGCTACTTCACATACGGACTTCTGGTGGACAGGATCTTCGGTTCCGATCCCACCAGAGAAACCCCCGCAGTAACCATGAACGACGGTGTGGACTACGTTAAGATGTCCCCTAAGAAGATCTACCTTATCCAGCTTCTCAATATCGCCGGTCTCGGACCGATATTCGGTCCTATCCTTGGTGCACTCTACGGCCCCAGCGCACTCATATGGATCGTAATCGGCTGTATCTTCGGCGGTGCGGTACACGATTACTTCTCCGGCATGCTCTCCATACGCTACAAGGGACAGTCCATCCCCGACTGTGTAGGGCATAACCTCGGCAATTTTTTCAAGCAGTTTATGAGAGGCTTCTCTGTTCTTCTCCTTCTGCTTGTGGGCGTTGTTTTCGTACTCGGTCCCGCAAAGCTTCTGGCGAATATGACATCCCTCCCTGTTATGGTGCTTGTGGGTATCATCTTCTGCTACTACTTCATCGCTACGATCCTCCCCGTGGATAAGATAATCGGCCGTGTCTATCCCCTTTTCGGCGCAGTGCTTATCTTCATGGCGGTGGGGCTCACTGCAGCTCTCATTGCAAGGGGCTACAGCTTCTACCCCGAGCTTACCCTAAGCAATATCCACCCCAAGGAGCTCCCCATATGGCCCCTTATGTTCATCACCATCGCCTGCGGTGCCATCAGCGGCTTCCACGCCACCCAGTCACCCCTAATGGCAAGATGTGTACCTAACGAAAAATACGGCAGGAAGATTTTCTTCGGCTCCATGATAGGAGAAGGTATCATCGCCCTCATATGGGCAACCCTCGGCATGTCCTTCTACAGCGGAAGTGCAGATCTCAATGCGGCACTGGCCCAGGGCGGACCCGCCTTCGTGGTAAATGAGATCTCAACCACACTCCTTGGCGGAGTTGGTGGACTGCTGGCCATCGTCGGTGTTGTTATCCTCCCCATCAGCTCCGGCGACACAGCATTCAGAAGTGCGAGGCTGATCATTGCAGATTTCCTCAAACTCCCCCAGAAAGAGGGTGCAAAAAGGCTTATGATAGCCGTTCCCCTTTTCCTCGTGGGCTTTCTCGTATCAAGGACGGAGTTCGGCCTCATCTGGAGATACTTCGGCTGGGCAAACCAGACCCTTGCTACAATCGTACTCTGGGCATCTGCGGCGTATCTCATAAAGCAGGCTAAGTTCCACTGGATAGCGAGCATACCCGCAACATTCATGACCGCTGTGGTAATGACGTATCTATCCTATGCTGAAATAGGTTTCGGGCTGGATCTCACAACGGCTACTGCCATAGGCATAATCTCTGCGGCTGGATCCTTGGCGGCCTTCCTTTACAAGTTCAGGAACTGGGAATCAACGGAGACAGAAGCGGTACAGACTACATAA
- a CDS encoding ABC transporter ATP-binding protein produces MLEVINVYKSYTGKGIVTPVLKGVSLHVGKGEFVSLTGRSGSGKSTLLNVVSSLLEPDKGKVIFCGEELGEMKESRLNRFRRKEASMIFQFHHLMPYMNAYENVMLPFLNSMLPAGKSERNRASEALEKVGLSGKEGRLPSQLSGGEQQRVAIARSIAAGPSILFADEPTGSLDKKNGDAVMDILKNLNSEGLTVVMVTHQREYAERAERTIEMEDGVIIGGEEVATAS; encoded by the coding sequence ATGCTTGAAGTTATAAATGTATATAAAAGCTACACTGGTAAAGGCATTGTGACCCCTGTGCTCAAGGGGGTATCTCTCCATGTGGGCAAGGGTGAGTTTGTAAGCCTTACCGGACGTTCCGGATCAGGTAAGAGTACGCTTCTTAATGTTGTTTCCTCACTCCTCGAGCCGGATAAGGGTAAGGTTATCTTCTGCGGTGAGGAACTGGGAGAGATGAAAGAGAGCAGGCTCAATCGTTTCCGCAGGAAAGAGGCATCGATGATATTCCAGTTTCATCATCTCATGCCCTATATGAACGCCTACGAGAATGTTATGCTCCCCTTTCTCAACAGCATGCTCCCTGCGGGGAAGAGTGAAAGGAATAGGGCATCTGAGGCGCTAGAAAAGGTCGGCCTTTCCGGAAAAGAGGGGAGGCTCCCCTCACAGCTCTCCGGAGGTGAACAGCAGAGGGTTGCAATCGCAAGGAGCATTGCCGCAGGTCCTTCCATACTCTTTGCCGATGAACCCACAGGAAGTCTTGATAAGAAGAACGGCGACGCCGTAATGGATATACTTAAAAATCTGAACTCCGAAGGGCTGACCGTTGTGATGGTTACTCACCAGCGTGAGTATGCAGAGCGGGCGGAACGCACCATAGAGATGGAGGACGGAGTAATAATAGGCGGGGAGGAGGTTGCAACAGCCTCTTAA